A genomic segment from Bufo bufo chromosome 8, aBufBuf1.1, whole genome shotgun sequence encodes:
- the LOC120977450 gene encoding uncharacterized protein LOC120977450: protein MFRPSISSTCTARSLSVWLGQLEDHLAAGTSREEILASLPRLKQASKNCQGIDFLDQSLTFWRRLMIRKKDSLQRADFFIRGGPFRIKRTSGRQTGREEITQEGGRPQEGERKDFSSIRTILQNPLNYARYQVGARLIFFIPEWKEIGTSPWVLASIQRGFSLELDTCPTDYFIINKPLPQREKQLSLESEIYILLQKKVLLPVPEDQLKKGLYFSVFLIKKNGGIIRAHYKSKEIKQMPNPQEIQNRNHQIDHKPPSPELLYGNYVFTGCLLSCAHPQKTPEVFENCHLQYIGSRLCHFQFQALPFGLSSAPRIFSG, encoded by the exons ATGTTTAGGCCCAGTATTTCTTCCACATGCACGGCTAGGTCCTTGTCAGTATGGCTGGGTCAATTAGAGGATCATCTGGCAGCAGGAACCTCTAGGGAGGAAATTTTGGCATCTTTACCAAGGTTGAAACAAGC ATCTAAAAACTGCCAGGGGATCGACTTTTTGGATCAGTCCTTGACATTTTGGAGAAGGCTTATGATAAGAAAAAAGGATTCCCTACAGAGAGCAGATTTTTTCATCAGAGGCGGTCCTTTCAGAATCAAAAGAACAAGCGGAAGACAGACCGGAAGAGAAGAGATTACTCAGGAAGGTGGCAGACCTCAAGAGGGAGAGAGAAAGGATTTCTCTTCAATTCGGACAATCCTGCAAAATCCTCTCAATTACGCCAGATATCAAGTTGGAGcaagattaattttttttattccagaatGGAAAGAAATAGGAACCTCCCCATGGGTTCTGGCTTCCATTCAAAGAGGCTTCAGTCTAGAATTGGATACCTGTCCAACAGATTATTTTATAATCAACAAGCCGTTGCCTCAGAGGGAAAAGCAACTGTCCCTGGAGTCAGAAATCTACATTCTTCTCCAGAAAAAGGTATTACTTCCAGTCCCAGAAGATCAACTCAAAAAGGGTTTATATTTTTCAGtgtttctgataaaaaaaaacggaGGGATCATTCGGGCTCATTATAAATCTAAAGAGATAAAACAAATGCCTAACCCACAAGAAATTCAAAATAGAAACCATCAAATCGACCATAAACCTCCTTCTCCAGAACTGCTATATGGTAACTATGTATTTACAGGATGCTTATTATCATGTGCCCATCCTCAGAAAACACCAGAAGTATTTGAGAATTGCCACCTACAGTACATAGGAAGTCGCCTTTGTCACTTTCAATTCCAAGCTTTACCCTTTGGTCTCTCTTCTGCTCCAAGGATCTTCTCA GGATAA